In Akkermansia muciniphila, one DNA window encodes the following:
- a CDS encoding MauE/DoxX family redox-associated membrane protein has protein sequence MMLREKIVRFCLLLLRLGMGGFFLFVAVRKLFHLDQLQETIDRFAIFPEAWGHPLACLGVSCEIVVGLGLLFRRTCAGAALLGSALTFTFVALFVQGWTRGLSLSCNCIGVERAVTSYPFEVAWRLVLFFLMLILLWDSCRKGKTYFNVTRLDFSEM, from the coding sequence ATGATGCTAAGGGAAAAAATCGTCCGTTTCTGTCTGCTCCTGCTCCGGCTGGGGATGGGGGGCTTTTTCCTGTTCGTCGCGGTGCGCAAGCTGTTTCATCTGGACCAGCTTCAGGAGACGATCGACCGTTTCGCCATTTTCCCGGAGGCTTGGGGTCATCCCCTAGCCTGCCTGGGGGTGTCGTGTGAAATTGTGGTGGGGCTGGGGCTCCTGTTCCGCAGAACCTGCGCCGGGGCCGCGCTGCTGGGCAGCGCGCTGACATTCACGTTCGTGGCGTTATTCGTCCAGGGCTGGACCAGGGGGCTTTCCCTCTCCTGCAACTGCATCGGCGTGGAGAGGGCGGTAACCAGTTATCCCTTTGAAGTGGCCTGGAGGCTGGTCCTCTTTTTCCTCATGCTTATTCTCCTGTGGGATTCCTGCCGGAAGGGAAAAACGTACTTTAATGTGACCCGGCTGGATTTCAGTGAAATGTGA
- a CDS encoding glycoside hydrolase family 2 protein gives MMKVTAIRITAACLAGSFSLYADTVSDQEAVSSTGTYSVAGSLRLPENVTKRDVYGMNVGWKLFKGRKAPEEASSPDGDDSSWESVNLPNGIELLPEEASGCSNYQGPVWYRKTFIPPSRLEGRRNTLYFEGIMGKSEVWVNGEKAAEHFGGYLPVIVNLEKWLKPGQKNVIAVKADNSNDASYPPGKPQEGLDFSYFGGIYRDVYLISTGPVYITDPNEAGTVAGGGVFFRTESFDPRTRKGKVGVKVQVANQTDKEQKVRVQAVMTDPKGVDPAGETVPLAIPPHSTGEVDIPLVLSNVKPWSPDNPDLYTLSVEVWDAAGGDHAKDPVHLLDNRSMRVGVRTVEITEKGLVLNGALFPEKLIGGNRHQDFAMLGNAVPNNLQWQDAVKLRKAGMRVIRSAHYPQDPAFMDACDRLGLFVIVATPGWQFWGSGPFAERVYDDIRQMVRRDRNHPSVMMWEPILNETHYPADFAKKARDLVHEEYPYKGCYTACDAVAQGNQHYEVLYAHPATGDKHWSIKERKNNKPYFTREFGDNVDTWAAHNSTSRVARHWGEAPMMVQALHYLKTSFPYTTYDTLNAAPAYHFGGCLWHPFDHQRGYHPDPFYGGMMDAFRQPKTSYFAFMSQRPQKTLNGSGSGPVVHIANECTPFSPEDVTVFSNCDSVRLSVNGGLPVEKKVAFCPGGLKRVPVVFPKAWDFMENKKLARSGKEGAVKLVAEGLIGGKVVARHEVRPARRAEKIRLTLDREDGVDLYANGSDVFAVVAEVTDDRGTVKRLNDEEIVFSVEGPAELLTDSPDGTLTQPVKWGSAPALVRLGAKPGTVTVRASVKHPGSQKPVSGVIKFDTKAPGLKMLFTEDAVGCGKKAAGTPSSAAASVSEREKSLQMELEKVRHELNSLRNEKVSAQQTHFE, from the coding sequence ATGATGAAAGTTACTGCTATCCGAATAACGGCGGCATGCCTGGCCGGCTCTTTTTCCCTTTATGCCGATACGGTTTCCGATCAGGAGGCCGTATCGTCTACGGGAACCTATTCCGTGGCCGGGTCTCTCCGCCTGCCGGAAAACGTGACGAAGAGGGACGTTTACGGCATGAATGTGGGCTGGAAGCTGTTCAAGGGCCGGAAGGCACCGGAGGAAGCGTCCAGCCCGGATGGCGACGATTCTTCCTGGGAGTCCGTCAACCTCCCCAACGGCATTGAACTTCTTCCGGAAGAGGCCAGCGGCTGCTCCAACTACCAGGGGCCGGTATGGTACCGGAAAACTTTCATTCCTCCCTCCCGGCTGGAGGGGAGGAGGAACACCCTGTATTTTGAGGGCATCATGGGAAAGAGCGAGGTTTGGGTAAATGGAGAAAAGGCCGCGGAACATTTCGGCGGATATCTTCCCGTGATCGTCAATCTGGAAAAGTGGCTGAAACCGGGACAAAAGAACGTCATCGCCGTGAAGGCGGACAATTCCAACGACGCTTCCTATCCCCCCGGCAAACCCCAGGAAGGCCTGGATTTTTCCTATTTCGGCGGTATTTACCGGGATGTGTACCTCATTTCCACCGGTCCCGTGTATATTACGGATCCGAACGAGGCCGGCACCGTGGCCGGCGGGGGAGTTTTTTTCCGGACGGAATCTTTTGATCCCCGCACCCGCAAGGGCAAGGTAGGGGTGAAGGTTCAGGTGGCCAACCAGACGGATAAGGAACAGAAGGTGCGCGTGCAGGCGGTGATGACGGACCCCAAGGGGGTGGATCCCGCCGGGGAGACGGTCCCTCTGGCCATCCCACCCCATTCCACGGGTGAAGTGGATATCCCTCTTGTGCTTTCCAACGTGAAACCGTGGTCTCCAGACAATCCCGATTTGTATACGCTGAGCGTGGAAGTATGGGATGCCGCCGGAGGGGACCATGCTAAAGATCCGGTCCATCTGCTGGACAACCGTTCCATGAGGGTGGGGGTCCGGACGGTGGAAATAACGGAAAAGGGGCTGGTGCTCAATGGGGCCCTGTTTCCTGAAAAGCTGATTGGCGGCAACAGGCACCAGGATTTTGCCATGCTTGGGAATGCGGTGCCCAACAACCTGCAATGGCAGGATGCCGTGAAATTGAGGAAGGCAGGCATGCGCGTGATCCGGAGCGCTCATTATCCGCAGGACCCGGCTTTCATGGACGCCTGCGACCGCCTGGGCCTTTTCGTCATCGTCGCCACGCCGGGCTGGCAGTTCTGGGGCAGCGGCCCTTTTGCGGAGCGGGTGTATGACGATATCCGCCAGATGGTGCGCCGGGACAGGAACCATCCCTCCGTGATGATGTGGGAGCCTATTTTGAATGAAACTCATTACCCGGCGGATTTCGCCAAAAAGGCCCGCGACCTGGTGCATGAGGAATACCCGTACAAGGGATGCTACACCGCTTGCGACGCGGTGGCTCAGGGCAATCAGCATTATGAGGTTCTGTATGCCCACCCGGCTACAGGCGACAAACACTGGTCCATCAAGGAGAGGAAGAACAACAAACCTTACTTCACCCGCGAATTCGGCGATAACGTGGATACCTGGGCCGCCCACAATTCCACCTCCCGCGTGGCCCGGCACTGGGGTGAAGCGCCCATGATGGTGCAGGCCCTTCATTACCTCAAGACCTCGTTCCCATATACCACATACGATACGCTGAACGCCGCTCCCGCCTACCATTTCGGCGGCTGCCTGTGGCATCCTTTCGACCATCAGCGCGGCTATCATCCGGATCCTTTCTACGGAGGCATGATGGATGCTTTCCGTCAGCCCAAGACTTCCTATTTCGCGTTTATGTCCCAGCGTCCCCAGAAGACGCTCAACGGGTCCGGTTCCGGCCCTGTGGTGCACATTGCCAACGAATGCACTCCTTTTTCTCCGGAAGACGTGACGGTGTTTTCCAATTGTGATTCCGTCCGCCTGAGCGTCAACGGAGGGCTTCCGGTGGAAAAGAAGGTGGCATTCTGTCCCGGCGGCCTCAAGCGTGTGCCCGTCGTGTTCCCGAAAGCCTGGGATTTCATGGAAAACAAGAAGCTTGCCCGGTCCGGCAAGGAGGGCGCGGTGAAACTGGTGGCGGAAGGCCTGATAGGCGGCAAGGTGGTGGCCAGGCATGAAGTCCGCCCGGCCCGGAGAGCGGAAAAAATCCGGTTGACTCTGGATCGGGAAGATGGCGTGGATTTGTACGCCAACGGTTCCGACGTGTTTGCCGTGGTGGCGGAGGTTACGGATGACCGCGGAACGGTGAAGCGCCTGAATGATGAGGAGATTGTCTTTTCCGTGGAAGGTCCTGCCGAGCTGCTGACGGATTCTCCGGACGGCACGCTGACCCAGCCCGTTAAATGGGGTTCCGCTCCGGCTTTGGTGCGTCTGGGCGCCAAGCCCGGCACGGTGACGGTGAGGGCCTCCGTGAAGCATCCCGGCTCCCAAAAGCCTGTTTCCGGCGTTATAAAGTTTGACACGAAGGCTCCCGGGTTGAAAATGCTCTTTACGGAAGACGCCGTAGGCTGCGGGAAGAAAGCTGCCGGGACGCCGTCTTCCGCCGCGGCTTCTGTCTCCGAACGGGAGAAATCCCTTCAGATGGAGCTGGAAAAGGTGCGCCATGAACTGAACAGTTTGCGCAATGAAAAGGTGAGCGCCCAGCAAACCCACTTCGAATAA
- a CDS encoding rod shape-determining protein, with amino-acid sequence MSSFFQKIVKLFSYDIGIDLGTANTLVNVKDQGIVLREPSVVAVKGDKVLAVGDEAKRMLGRTPGSVTAIRPLKDGVIADFYITEEMLRYFIKKATARYYLIKPRVLIAIPSGITEVERRAVKESAEAAGARRVHLIEEPMAAAIGVGLPVQEAAGNMIVDIGGGTTEVALISLSGIVYSRSVRCAGDELDDAIISYMRRTYNLMVGERTAEDIKIRIGSAYPLPQELSIEVKGRDLVAGLPKTVTIRSEEVREALTEQLNTIVDAVRTTLERCPPELAADLVDRGIVLAGGGALLRGLDQLLHDQTGLPIHIAEDPLSAVAEGTGKALQELDFFTNVTDAED; translated from the coding sequence ATGTCATCTTTCTTTCAGAAAATTGTCAAACTTTTCTCCTATGACATTGGCATTGACCTGGGCACCGCCAACACCCTGGTCAACGTCAAGGACCAGGGCATCGTTCTGCGCGAGCCTTCGGTCGTCGCCGTCAAGGGGGACAAGGTTCTGGCCGTGGGAGACGAAGCCAAGCGCATGCTGGGCCGCACCCCCGGCTCCGTCACGGCCATCCGGCCGTTGAAGGACGGCGTCATCGCCGACTTCTACATCACGGAGGAAATGCTCCGCTACTTCATTAAAAAAGCCACGGCCAGGTATTACCTGATCAAACCGCGCGTGCTCATCGCCATCCCCTCCGGCATTACGGAAGTGGAACGCAGGGCCGTCAAGGAATCCGCGGAAGCGGCCGGAGCACGCCGCGTGCATCTGATTGAAGAACCCATGGCCGCCGCCATCGGCGTGGGCCTTCCGGTTCAGGAAGCCGCAGGCAACATGATCGTGGACATTGGCGGCGGCACCACGGAAGTCGCGCTTATCTCCCTTTCCGGCATCGTTTACAGCCGTTCCGTCCGTTGCGCCGGGGATGAACTGGACGACGCCATCATCTCCTACATGAGGAGAACTTACAATCTCATGGTCGGGGAACGTACCGCCGAAGACATCAAAATCCGTATCGGCTCCGCCTACCCCCTGCCTCAGGAACTCTCTATCGAGGTCAAGGGCCGCGACCTGGTCGCGGGCCTGCCCAAGACAGTGACGATTCGATCAGAAGAAGTGCGTGAAGCGCTCACGGAACAGCTCAACACGATTGTTGACGCCGTGCGGACGACTTTGGAACGCTGCCCCCCTGAACTGGCCGCCGACCTTGTGGACCGGGGGATCGTTCTGGCCGGAGGAGGAGCCCTGCTGCGCGGGCTGGACCAGCTCCTGCATGACCAGACAGGACTGCCCATCCACATTGCGGAAGACCCTCTGAGCGCCGTTGCGGAAGGTACCGGGAAAGCCCTCCAGGAACTGGACTTCTTCACCAATGTTACTGATGCGGAAGACTGA
- a CDS encoding Rne/Rng family ribonuclease — MFTKMLKKIKRAFGFGSCDPMEGSTIIINAEKLERRVALLENGVLEEYTIEREGEDNIVGGIFKGRVKNIEPGLKAMFVDIGQEKNAFLHFWDALPAALDSSLEEIEREGRPKKQQRKITSKDIPDIYPIGSEIMVQVTKGPIGTKGPRVTTNVSLAGRYLVLMPFTDQFGISRKIEDPKERLRLRQIMQKLNVPDGMGIIMRTVAQGQRYRHFVRDLAMLLEQWYSVEEKKEANPAPVCVYKEPDLIERTARDFLTDTVDNIICDNAETTEHMRAIAGKISRRAKRHIQHFPVRTPIFEELGIEKQINEAFQRQVLLPCGGYLVIDETEALIAIDVNTGRNKGTKDLDKTILDTNLEAAYEIARQLRLRNIGGLVVVDFIDMRHRKDQQAVYKAMKDRLKRDKAKTQVLQITPIGLMEMTRQRLNESLRESVHDPCPYCGGRGRVKSVMTMSVEIQRQIYACIQKYRDTIGDMVIVVNSEVLSRFKNEDASLLMELERQHSGRLIFRGDHNQHRESFAIYDARYDNKPLYQSGQ; from the coding sequence GTGTTTACAAAAATGCTTAAAAAAATCAAACGGGCCTTCGGCTTCGGATCCTGTGATCCCATGGAAGGCTCCACTATCATCATTAATGCCGAAAAGCTCGAACGCCGCGTGGCCCTTCTGGAAAACGGCGTATTGGAAGAATACACCATCGAGCGCGAAGGCGAAGACAACATCGTAGGCGGCATCTTTAAAGGCCGCGTCAAGAACATTGAGCCGGGCCTCAAAGCCATGTTCGTGGACATCGGCCAGGAAAAAAACGCCTTTCTGCACTTCTGGGACGCGCTTCCCGCCGCGCTGGACTCCAGCCTGGAAGAAATCGAACGCGAAGGCCGGCCGAAAAAACAGCAGCGCAAAATCACGTCCAAAGACATCCCGGACATCTACCCCATCGGCTCCGAAATCATGGTGCAGGTCACCAAGGGGCCTATCGGCACCAAGGGCCCCCGTGTCACAACGAACGTCTCCCTGGCGGGCCGCTACCTGGTCCTGATGCCGTTCACGGACCAGTTCGGCATCTCCCGTAAAATTGAAGATCCCAAAGAACGCCTGCGCCTGCGCCAGATCATGCAGAAACTGAATGTTCCGGACGGAATGGGCATCATCATGCGCACGGTGGCCCAGGGCCAGCGCTACCGCCACTTTGTCCGCGACCTCGCCATGCTGCTGGAACAATGGTACAGCGTAGAAGAAAAGAAGGAGGCCAACCCGGCTCCCGTCTGCGTGTACAAGGAACCGGACCTGATTGAACGCACGGCACGGGATTTCCTCACAGACACCGTGGACAACATCATCTGCGACAACGCGGAAACCACGGAGCACATGCGCGCCATTGCCGGAAAAATCTCCCGTCGCGCCAAGCGCCACATTCAGCACTTCCCCGTGCGCACGCCCATCTTTGAAGAACTGGGAATTGAAAAACAAATCAATGAGGCGTTCCAGCGCCAGGTGCTTCTGCCCTGCGGAGGCTACCTGGTGATTGACGAAACGGAGGCTCTGATCGCCATTGACGTCAACACCGGACGCAACAAGGGCACCAAGGATCTGGACAAGACCATTCTGGATACCAATCTGGAAGCCGCCTATGAAATCGCGCGCCAGCTCCGTCTGCGCAACATCGGAGGTCTGGTGGTGGTGGACTTTATCGACATGCGCCACAGGAAGGACCAGCAGGCCGTTTACAAGGCCATGAAGGACCGCCTGAAACGGGACAAGGCAAAAACCCAGGTACTGCAGATCACTCCCATCGGCCTGATGGAAATGACGCGCCAGCGGCTCAACGAGAGTCTCCGGGAATCCGTTCATGATCCGTGCCCGTACTGCGGAGGCAGGGGACGCGTCAAATCCGTGATGACCATGAGCGTGGAAATCCAGCGGCAAATTTACGCCTGCATCCAGAAATACCGGGACACCATCGGAGACATGGTCATCGTCGTCAACTCGGAAGTGCTCTCCCGCTTCAAGAATGAAGACGCCAGCCTGCTCATGGAACTGGAACGCCAGCACAGCGGAAGGCTGATCTTCCGGGGCGACCACAACCAGCACCGCGAATCCTTCGCCATTTACGACGCCCGGTACGACAACAAGCCCCTCTACCAGTCCGGGCAATAG
- a CDS encoding Lrp/AsnC family transcriptional regulator: MNNIPTSPNDPVNTDILLVAEDRIKGFRRRPFHAISEQCGHPVPVVIQRLKAMMEAGVVRRVRQTLLATKLAQGALVAWSLPEKKLDAAFDWMKEQDPFTGHVVLRNTDAANPGANYRLWTTVKVPVGCSTPEEHCGILKRHIGANGYVLLPARGVFALGVGHMRRRGLRPGEKTPEPAPMQETKTVSLSELEWKVLLSVKEQLRPEEMVEDPWSLRAAREGLGTEEYCRTAEELDRKQVIGRFATFLEHVRAKTNDGPVTKYNGLFHWTVPTGMEIRAGAECGRHICMTHCYWRTGGDVFGGAQIMGVVHGLEKNAVLEHKAAIDRHLEASGIPILHTAVFWGERSEIKPSEISPELYRKWMEEVKKAPVLQ, from the coding sequence ATGAACAACATCCCCACTTCTCCGAACGACCCCGTCAACACGGACATCCTGCTGGTGGCGGAAGACCGCATCAAAGGATTCCGCCGCCGGCCCTTTCATGCTATTTCCGAACAATGCGGCCACCCTGTTCCCGTGGTTATCCAGCGGCTGAAAGCCATGATGGAAGCCGGAGTAGTGCGCCGCGTGCGCCAGACGCTGCTGGCGACCAAGCTGGCCCAGGGAGCCCTGGTGGCCTGGTCTCTGCCGGAGAAAAAACTGGATGCCGCTTTTGACTGGATGAAGGAGCAGGACCCTTTTACGGGCCATGTGGTGCTCCGCAATACGGATGCGGCCAATCCCGGCGCCAACTACAGGCTCTGGACTACGGTCAAGGTGCCCGTGGGATGCAGCACTCCGGAAGAACACTGCGGCATCCTGAAACGCCATATCGGAGCGAACGGCTATGTTCTGCTGCCGGCGCGCGGCGTCTTTGCGCTGGGAGTGGGACACATGCGCCGCAGGGGACTCAGGCCCGGAGAAAAAACCCCGGAGCCGGCCCCCATGCAGGAAACGAAAACCGTTTCTCTCTCCGAACTGGAATGGAAGGTGCTCCTCTCCGTCAAGGAACAGCTCAGGCCTGAGGAAATGGTGGAAGATCCCTGGTCCCTCCGTGCCGCCCGGGAAGGACTGGGAACGGAAGAATACTGCCGTACGGCGGAAGAACTGGACCGGAAGCAGGTCATCGGCCGTTTCGCCACTTTTCTGGAACATGTAAGAGCCAAAACGAACGACGGCCCCGTCACCAAATACAACGGACTGTTCCATTGGACGGTTCCCACCGGTATGGAAATCCGGGCTGGAGCGGAATGCGGGCGCCACATCTGCATGACACATTGTTACTGGAGAACAGGCGGAGATGTTTTTGGAGGGGCGCAAATCATGGGTGTGGTACACGGATTGGAAAAAAACGCCGTTCTGGAACACAAGGCGGCGATTGACCGCCATCTGGAGGCCTCCGGCATTCCCATCCTCCACACGGCCGTTTTCTGGGGCGAACGTTCGGAAATCAAGCCTTCCGAGATTTCTCCGGAGCTGTACAGGAAATGGATGGAAGAAGTAAAAAAAGCTCCCGTTCTGCAGTAA
- a CDS encoding tetratricopeptide repeat protein, whose product MIKSNYTTALAAGLVSVLSIGAALPSGAQHGPRDYQRTALTAMKEGKWQEALEAVERCIRVYEPRIKMLGLDDGFGWFYYQKGVCLAQLKNYKEAVEAFKTCYTKFPSAKNQLVKMALFREGENYCRLGDFAKGAELLEKFLKEYRSDPVARNVNAGEVQGLLAQCYFKMSPPAFEKGLENLGSCVTSRYKGRRITDAVITNGFLAMVDAAIKTGKCSETVKFVENYPSVMNISPTRVALYAPRLVSYVAEVLEKSRALLQEGKQKESEDYASLAMVLMGLLPDQAGVMADANYSLDRLGRANGAVPGVTDFSHTLDRAKVTALIDQFNKMKEDGKVMDAFTFSFMGNQALVHGSQRVARAAYQLINESYPDAPGREDNLYYLAMTTWQLGEADKGGELVAQHLKEFPNSKYAPMLNTLSLEGLLKEKKFDLCVQQADKVMELHKNDPTHKFYELALYCKGASLFNLGASDASRYKEAVPVLERFVKEYRDSTYLKTAMYLLGETYTNLGNTDEAIRAFTNYIARFPDKDDANMAAVLYDRAFNYLNRKNPGDEELAAKDAKEIVDNFKDHRLFPYANNLLANLYAGSKEHEQEAEGYFLAALESAKKLGDKRPAAEAVYNLFINATKKPLPVEPKEAVETARTARRDEVKKWYDEYWKDSDQPGSRYSLQLGAAAMDFFKDDKEMFDPASVKMQEIIVREGKKDDPKMTVLLEEAVNSYTKTYMAGNQALGRNLDANAMRNHFYRFPGVDNDKDKTLSAMLRMAVIAQTQERYEKAPVETDEQRAEKAALEGLVKQLFVELKRDFKPSDLPPYTLVKLGTHLAGASQPEESIAYFDEILDPSEPDPVRKKARINGMSKYRKNAVFGKAVALGRSKDKAKVDTAIKMMKDELSKEESSSNPDRKAMEDAQYNLVKFTSARQDWPAVIAAADKYRENKTYKKNLPEVLYLQGEAYLKQNELDKALINFMNITGSYKGLVKWSAPAVLAQMDTLWKRNTISQGAGKQPSDRYVAWKAGNQYVQLLDTPTNRKKMTAEDSALVNEVKDKTAKFGSDPAVSQERADIAAYEAAIRAAKGQK is encoded by the coding sequence ATGATCAAATCAAACTATACTACTGCACTGGCTGCAGGCCTGGTCTCCGTGCTGAGTATCGGGGCGGCACTTCCATCCGGCGCCCAGCATGGCCCGCGCGATTACCAGCGCACGGCCCTGACGGCCATGAAGGAAGGGAAGTGGCAGGAAGCCCTGGAGGCCGTGGAGCGCTGCATCCGCGTTTATGAACCCCGTATCAAAATGCTGGGGCTGGATGACGGCTTCGGCTGGTTCTATTATCAGAAGGGCGTTTGCTTGGCCCAGTTGAAGAATTACAAGGAAGCGGTGGAAGCGTTCAAGACTTGTTACACCAAGTTTCCGAGCGCTAAAAACCAGCTCGTGAAAATGGCCCTGTTCCGGGAAGGGGAAAATTACTGCCGTCTGGGCGATTTTGCCAAGGGCGCGGAGCTGCTGGAGAAATTCTTGAAAGAATACCGCAGCGACCCTGTCGCCAGAAACGTCAATGCCGGTGAAGTGCAGGGGCTTCTGGCCCAATGCTATTTCAAGATGTCCCCGCCTGCTTTTGAAAAAGGTCTGGAAAACCTTGGCTCCTGCGTCACGTCCCGCTACAAGGGCCGCCGTATTACGGATGCCGTTATCACCAACGGCTTCCTGGCGATGGTGGATGCCGCCATCAAGACCGGCAAATGCAGCGAAACGGTGAAATTTGTGGAAAACTACCCTTCCGTGATGAATATCAGCCCCACGCGTGTGGCGTTGTACGCTCCGCGGCTGGTGAGCTACGTTGCGGAGGTGCTGGAAAAATCCCGCGCCCTGCTTCAGGAAGGAAAGCAGAAAGAGTCTGAAGATTATGCTTCCCTGGCGATGGTGCTGATGGGCCTTCTTCCCGATCAGGCCGGAGTCATGGCGGATGCCAATTATTCCCTGGACCGTCTGGGCCGCGCCAACGGCGCCGTGCCGGGCGTGACGGATTTCTCCCATACGCTGGACAGAGCGAAGGTGACTGCCCTGATCGACCAGTTCAACAAGATGAAGGAGGATGGAAAGGTCATGGACGCTTTCACGTTCAGCTTCATGGGCAACCAGGCTCTAGTGCATGGTTCTCAAAGGGTTGCCCGCGCTGCCTACCAGCTTATCAATGAATCCTACCCGGACGCTCCGGGCAGGGAGGATAACCTGTATTACCTGGCGATGACCACCTGGCAGCTGGGAGAAGCGGATAAGGGAGGCGAGCTTGTGGCGCAGCACCTGAAGGAATTCCCCAATTCCAAATATGCTCCCATGCTTAATACGCTGTCTCTGGAGGGACTCCTGAAGGAAAAGAAATTCGACCTCTGCGTCCAGCAGGCGGACAAGGTCATGGAGCTGCACAAGAATGATCCCACCCATAAGTTCTATGAACTGGCTCTGTACTGCAAAGGAGCTTCCCTGTTCAACCTGGGGGCTTCCGACGCTTCCCGTTACAAGGAAGCGGTTCCGGTGCTGGAACGCTTCGTGAAGGAATACCGTGACAGCACCTATCTGAAAACGGCCATGTACCTTCTTGGCGAAACTTACACGAACCTGGGCAATACGGATGAAGCTATCCGGGCCTTTACCAATTACATTGCCCGTTTCCCGGACAAGGATGATGCCAATATGGCCGCCGTGCTGTATGACCGGGCCTTCAACTACCTGAACCGCAAGAACCCCGGAGATGAAGAGCTTGCTGCGAAGGATGCGAAGGAAATTGTGGACAATTTCAAGGACCACCGCCTGTTCCCGTATGCCAACAATCTGCTGGCTAATCTGTATGCCGGCAGCAAGGAACATGAGCAGGAAGCGGAAGGATATTTCCTGGCTGCTCTGGAGTCCGCCAAAAAACTGGGCGACAAGCGTCCCGCTGCGGAAGCCGTGTACAACCTGTTTATCAATGCCACCAAGAAGCCTCTTCCGGTAGAACCGAAGGAAGCCGTGGAAACGGCCAGGACGGCGCGCCGGGACGAGGTCAAAAAATGGTATGACGAGTACTGGAAAGACAGCGATCAGCCCGGCAGCCGCTACAGCCTCCAGCTGGGCGCCGCCGCCATGGACTTCTTCAAGGATGACAAGGAGATGTTTGACCCGGCATCCGTCAAAATGCAGGAAATTATCGTGAGGGAAGGCAAGAAGGACGATCCCAAGATGACTGTCCTCCTGGAGGAAGCCGTCAATTCCTATACCAAGACATATATGGCCGGCAATCAGGCTCTGGGCCGTAATCTGGATGCCAATGCCATGCGCAACCACTTCTACCGGTTCCCCGGTGTGGACAATGATAAAGACAAGACGCTGAGCGCCATGCTTCGTATGGCCGTCATTGCCCAGACTCAGGAACGGTATGAAAAGGCTCCTGTGGAAACGGACGAACAGCGTGCCGAGAAGGCCGCCCTGGAAGGTCTGGTCAAGCAGCTCTTCGTGGAGCTGAAGCGCGACTTCAAGCCTTCCGACCTGCCTCCGTATACGCTTGTGAAGCTGGGCACGCACCTGGCCGGCGCTTCCCAGCCGGAAGAAAGCATCGCCTACTTTGATGAAATCCTGGATCCGTCGGAACCTGATCCGGTGCGTAAAAAGGCCCGCATCAACGGCATGTCCAAGTACCGCAAAAATGCGGTCTTCGGGAAAGCCGTAGCTCTGGGGCGCAGCAAGGATAAGGCCAAGGTGGACACCGCCATCAAGATGATGAAGGATGAACTGAGTAAGGAAGAATCCAGCTCCAATCCGGACCGCAAGGCCATGGAAGACGCTCAGTACAATCTGGTCAAATTCACCTCCGCTCGCCAGGATTGGCCGGCCGTCATCGCCGCCGCCGACAAATACCGCGAAAACAAGACCTACAAGAAGAATCTGCCGGAAGTCCTCTATCTGCAGGGTGAAGCCTACCTGAAGCAGAATGAGCTGGACAAGGCCCTGATCAACTTCATGAACATCACGGGTTCGTACAAGGGGCTCGTGAAGTGGTCCGCCCCCGCCGTGCTGGCGCAGATGGATACGCTGTGGAAGAGGAATACGATTTCCCAGGGCGCGGGCAAGCAGCCTTCCGACAGGTACGTTGCCTGGAAGGCCGGCAACCAGTATGTTCAGTTGCTGGATACTCCCACCAACCGCAAGAAGATGACGGCGGAGGACAGCGCCCTGGTCAATGAGGTGAAGGATAAGACGGCCAAGTTCGGTTCCGATCCTGCCGTCAGCCAGGAACGGGCGGACATCGCCGCCTATGAAGCAGCCATACGCGCCGCCAAGGGCCAGAAATAA
- a CDS encoding ExbD/TolR family protein has protein sequence MARHKKLETVEDEDPKLDISSLIDVCFLLLIYFIVATSLIQERKLDMSMPGQSMGENASQIEPALIRIIKDGTIYWGKDNSLMIDNDMNNHNLATLVQQLEAKKQEASAVGTKPVVQLWVEGDVPHQRVIDVMNALTEAGITTVALTDLKDD, from the coding sequence ATGGCAAGACACAAAAAACTGGAGACGGTTGAGGATGAAGATCCCAAGCTGGATATTTCCTCCCTCATCGACGTGTGTTTCCTTCTGTTGATTTACTTCATTGTGGCGACTTCCCTGATTCAGGAACGCAAGCTGGATATGTCCATGCCGGGTCAATCCATGGGCGAAAACGCCTCCCAGATTGAGCCGGCGCTGATCCGCATCATCAAGGACGGCACTATTTACTGGGGCAAGGACAACAGCCTGATGATCGACAATGACATGAACAACCATAACCTGGCGACGCTCGTGCAGCAGCTGGAAGCTAAAAAACAGGAAGCCAGCGCCGTAGGCACCAAGCCGGTAGTGCAGTTGTGGGTGGAAGGGGATGTCCCCCACCAGCGTGTTATTGACGTCATGAACGCGTTGACGGAAGCCGGAATTACAACGGTGGCTCTGACTGATCTTAAGGACGACTGA